A stretch of the Fusobacterium varium genome encodes the following:
- a CDS encoding putative hydrolase, producing MLNLDIIKNEIKSFEDELIKIRRYIHQNPELSMAEYNTAEFIIEKLKSFGISDIKRVGATGVTALIKGNSNRCLAIRADMDALPFQENTPVPYSSKNDGAAHACGHDIHTTCLLGAAYILNKYKDNLDGTIKLLFQPGEEKGVGAKSMIENGALINPLPEAIFGLHCWPDTKAGTIFHRSGKMSASSDTFKIIIEGTQGHAAHPYKAVDPIMIAGNIICGIQNIISREISPLESGVITLAAINGGNTANVIPKTVEIIGSIRSLSPEIRNFLHQRLTEIAKGTAKTFRGNAVLEITKGTPVVINDEKISNLIKDTCENILGKENVIYNPYTSMGSEDFAYYLEQIPGAMYRLGCGFENEKNYPLHSNSFNPNEDCIAVGVLSLTAIADNFFKN from the coding sequence ATGTTAAATTTAGACATTATAAAAAATGAAATAAAAAGTTTTGAAGATGAACTTATAAAAATCAGAAGATATATACATCAAAATCCAGAATTATCTATGGCAGAATATAATACTGCTGAATTTATAATTGAAAAATTAAAATCTTTTGGAATATCAGATATAAAAAGAGTTGGAGCAACTGGTGTAACAGCTTTAATTAAAGGGAACAGTAATCGCTGCCTGGCAATAAGAGCTGATATGGATGCTCTTCCTTTTCAGGAAAATACTCCTGTTCCCTATTCATCAAAAAATGATGGAGCAGCTCATGCCTGTGGTCACGATATACATACAACCTGCCTATTAGGGGCTGCTTATATTTTAAATAAATATAAAGATAATCTTGATGGAACAATAAAATTATTATTTCAGCCTGGGGAAGAAAAAGGTGTTGGTGCCAAATCAATGATTGAAAATGGAGCTTTAATTAATCCGCTTCCTGAAGCTATTTTTGGCCTTCACTGCTGGCCTGATACTAAAGCTGGTACTATTTTTCATCGTTCAGGTAAAATGAGTGCTTCTTCTGATACTTTTAAGATTATAATTGAAGGAACTCAAGGTCACGCTGCTCATCCATACAAAGCTGTAGATCCGATTATGATTGCTGGAAATATTATATGTGGAATTCAAAATATTATTTCAAGAGAAATTTCTCCTCTGGAATCTGGAGTCATAACATTAGCTGCTATTAATGGTGGAAATACTGCAAATGTTATTCCTAAAACTGTTGAAATAATAGGAAGCATCAGATCACTTTCTCCTGAAATAAGAAATTTTCTTCACCAGAGATTAACAGAAATAGCTAAAGGAACCGCTAAAACTTTCAGAGGAAATGCAGTTCTTGAAATTACCAAGGGAACTCCTGTTGTCATAAATGATGAAAAAATATCTAATTTGATAAAAGACACATGTGAAAATATTTTAGGAAAAGAAAATGTTATATATAATCCATACACTTCTATGGGTTCAGAAGATTTTGCATATTACCTTGAACAAATTCCAGGAGCAATGTATAGATTAGGATGTGGATTTGAAAATGAAAAAAATTATCCTCTGCATTCAAACTCCTTTAATCCTAATGAGGATTGTATAGCAGTTGGAGTTCTCTCTTTAACTGCTATAGCAGATAATTTTTTTAAAAATTAA
- a CDS encoding putative aminobenzoyl-glutamate transporter: MSNSTTKKTGIINIFIEIIESLGNKLPHPFWLFVFLCVITLVASSIFSYFGVSVEYMSAQATGAAMTTVKVENLLSYPEMRNFLSNLVKTYITFPPLGLVLVMMMGVGLIEQTGLLSSLIRKMILQAPPFVVTAVLMFIGINSSIASDAGILFTPTIGAAVFKALGRNPWLGVIAGYTAASGGLSASLFISGSDVVLAGITESAAKSMNIAGSTSPVINWYFMSAMTLVLTVALTFVTEKVLAKLVDDTKIEMKEHEKSQYELTQDEKKGLFYSGIAVVIVIAVLLFLSLPENSFFRNDNGHFLPKSPLMSSVLPIIFSIFFITGTAYGVGAKVIKKLEDIPKLMQKELLGMTSIFVTMFPASMFVYLFGRSKLATIVAVKGADRIKDLDIGAIPLLILLILLCTILNLLMGSSSAKWLILAPIFIPMFSMVGFSPALTQAAYRIGDGSTNIISPIAGAVPVILGLLEQYKPDSYNKKIGVGTMISLELPFTVTLLVVQTIAIIIWFTFNIPLGPGASVFC, translated from the coding sequence ATGTCAAACTCAACAACGAAAAAAACTGGGATCATCAATATTTTTATTGAGATTATCGAATCTTTAGGAAATAAACTACCTCATCCTTTCTGGTTATTTGTTTTCCTATGTGTCATCACATTAGTTGCTTCATCTATTTTTTCCTACTTTGGTGTGTCAGTAGAATATATGTCTGCACAAGCAACAGGTGCTGCAATGACTACTGTTAAAGTAGAAAATCTTTTATCTTATCCTGAAATGAGAAATTTTCTTTCTAATCTTGTAAAAACTTATATTACATTCCCACCATTAGGTTTAGTTTTAGTTATGATGATGGGAGTAGGTCTTATTGAACAGACTGGACTTCTTTCTTCTCTCATAAGAAAGATGATTCTGCAGGCTCCGCCTTTTGTAGTTACTGCAGTTTTAATGTTTATAGGAATCAATTCAAGTATTGCATCTGATGCAGGTATACTTTTTACTCCAACTATAGGGGCTGCTGTATTTAAAGCTCTTGGGAGAAATCCATGGTTAGGTGTAATTGCAGGTTATACAGCTGCTTCTGGTGGATTAAGTGCAAGTCTTTTCATATCAGGAAGTGATGTTGTTCTGGCTGGTATAACTGAAAGTGCTGCCAAGTCTATGAATATAGCTGGTTCCACTTCTCCAGTTATAAACTGGTATTTCATGTCTGCCATGACTCTTGTTCTAACTGTTGCTCTTACATTTGTCACTGAAAAAGTTTTAGCAAAATTAGTTGATGATACTAAAATAGAAATGAAAGAACATGAAAAATCACAATATGAATTAACTCAAGATGAGAAGAAGGGATTATTCTATTCTGGAATTGCTGTAGTAATTGTTATTGCAGTATTGTTATTTTTATCTCTTCCTGAAAATTCTTTCTTTAGAAATGATAATGGACATTTTCTTCCAAAATCTCCACTTATGTCATCTGTTCTTCCAATAATATTTTCAATATTCTTTATTACTGGAACTGCATATGGAGTTGGAGCAAAAGTTATAAAAAAACTTGAAGATATTCCTAAACTTATGCAGAAAGAATTGCTGGGTATGACATCAATTTTTGTAACTATGTTTCCAGCTTCAATGTTCGTTTATCTTTTTGGCAGAAGTAAGCTGGCTACTATTGTTGCAGTAAAAGGTGCAGACAGAATAAAAGATTTGGATATTGGTGCAATACCTCTTCTGATTTTATTGATTCTTCTTTGTACAATATTGAATCTTTTAATGGGAAGTTCTTCAGCTAAATGGCTAATCTTAGCTCCTATATTTATTCCTATGTTTTCAATGGTTGGTTTTTCTCCAGCACTTACACAAGCTGCATATCGTATAGGAGATGGTTCAACAAATATTATTTCCCCTATTGCTGGAGCTGTTCCTGTAATTTTAGGACTTTTAGAACAATACAAACCTGATAGTTACAATAAAAAAATTGGTGTTGGAACTATGATTTCACTTGAACTTCCTTTTACTGTTACACTTTTAGTAGTTCAAACAATTGCTATTATTATATGGTTTACATTTAATATTCCATTAGGACCAGGAGCTAGTGTTTTTTGTTAA
- a CDS encoding metallo-dependent hydrolase, whose amino-acid sequence MEDNKILLIKNATILDVEEKREVEADILIKNGKIAAIEKTIEVSADKVIDAGKRYVTSGLVDCHTHLGLKGDSQGFEGIDHNEKNDPVTPQMRGLDGINPLDVTVKEALAHGVTTVGSGPGSTNVFGGTFACIKTYGECVDDMLLSDSVAMKSAFGENVKRTYNDKKKTPMTRMGIAALFREYIFKAKEYLKDKESGKNPKFDMKLEALIPVVKKEIPIKAHVHRADDIMTAVRLAKELDLDMTLDHCTCAKDVFNSLMKVDYPMIMGPSLGHRGKIELQGKGFDSVALFSNAGKKIAITTDAPVVPLQYLNICAGLAVRAGMDKWEALRAISLYPASFMKQDHRVGSIKAGKDADIVIWNDYPLSNFALPNYVLVNGELVEGIDK is encoded by the coding sequence ATGGAAGATAATAAGATCTTATTAATTAAAAATGCAACTATTCTGGATGTAGAAGAAAAAAGAGAAGTTGAAGCTGATATTTTAATAAAAAATGGAAAAATAGCTGCAATAGAAAAAACTATTGAAGTCTCTGCTGACAAAGTTATTGATGCAGGTAAAAGATATGTAACTTCTGGATTGGTTGATTGTCATACTCACTTAGGTTTAAAAGGAGACAGTCAAGGTTTTGAAGGTATTGATCACAATGAAAAAAATGATCCTGTCACACCTCAGATGAGAGGATTAGATGGAATAAACCCTCTGGATGTTACTGTTAAAGAGGCTCTGGCTCATGGAGTAACTACCGTTGGAAGCGGTCCTGGTTCTACAAATGTATTTGGAGGTACTTTTGCTTGTATAAAAACATATGGAGAATGTGTTGATGATATGCTTTTAAGTGATTCAGTTGCCATGAAATCTGCGTTTGGAGAAAATGTAAAAAGAACATATAATGATAAGAAAAAAACTCCTATGACAAGAATGGGAATTGCCGCTTTATTTAGAGAATATATTTTTAAAGCGAAAGAGTATTTAAAAGATAAAGAAAGTGGTAAAAACCCTAAATTTGATATGAAACTTGAAGCTCTTATTCCTGTTGTAAAAAAAGAAATTCCAATAAAAGCTCATGTCCATAGAGCTGATGATATTATGACAGCTGTCAGACTTGCTAAAGAATTAGATTTAGATATGACTCTTGATCACTGTACTTGTGCAAAAGATGTGTTTAATTCTCTTATGAAAGTTGATTATCCTATGATAATGGGACCATCTCTTGGTCATAGGGGAAAAATAGAACTACAGGGAAAAGGATTTGATTCTGTGGCATTATTCAGCAATGCTGGGAAAAAAATAGCTATTACTACAGATGCACCAGTAGTACCATTACAATATTTGAATATCTGTGCTGGACTTGCTGTAAGAGCTGGAATGGATAAATGGGAAGCTTTAAGAGCAATATCTCTATACCCTGCTTCATTTATGAAACAAGATCATAGAGTAGGAAGCATTAAAGCTGGAAAAGACGCCGATATTGTTATATGGAATGATTATCCATTATCTAATTTTGCACTTCCTAATTATGTATTAGTAAATGGAGAACTTGTAGAAGGAATAGATAAATAA
- a CDS encoding putative aminobenzoyl-glutamate transporter, with product METTAKKTSIAAKCIKFIERAGNKLPHPFILFGIFILFTLVISFVLSKLGFEASYLDEGKKIGDAAKMVTVKVVNLLTFDNMRKLIVNLPDTYVRFPSLKIVLIVMMAIGVVEETGFFNVLMRKYLLKAPKSLITAVLVFVCVNSNIMSGAGVILAFTIGGVLFASIGRNPKLGIILGFAACSGGYTSNILISGTDALLAGITEQAASSVGVNISITPLCNYYFMAASTIFLTLTLTWVTEKFMVKITGGENFGLGNSEALEQYKLTEDEEKGLKYSFYGFLFFIVVMLALTLPSNAFFRNAKGTFLPNSPLLSSLVPIIFFLFVSVGIGFGIGVKKITSSRDVPKFLQKGVAKAVPLLVTILSSAVFIELLNKSNIFKIMAIKGSFILKNANVGPLPLLILVALITAIINPFMVSGSTKWVLLSPMIVPMLAFLNISPAFAQLAFRIGDSATNIISPLRSDIPVILGLMAQYDEERRKRGIVVSKEEEAGFGTIFSLTLPYSIVIFVTLVGLMVIWYFLELPIGPGEYLFIK from the coding sequence ATGGAAACAACTGCAAAAAAAACCAGTATTGCTGCTAAATGTATCAAATTTATTGAAAGAGCTGGTAATAAATTACCTCATCCTTTCATTCTATTTGGAATCTTTATCCTATTCACACTTGTAATTTCTTTTGTTTTATCTAAGTTAGGTTTTGAAGCCAGCTACCTTGATGAAGGTAAAAAAATCGGAGATGCTGCTAAAATGGTCACAGTGAAAGTGGTTAATCTGCTTACTTTTGATAATATGAGAAAACTCATTGTTAACCTGCCTGATACTTATGTTCGATTTCCATCATTAAAAATAGTTTTAATTGTTATGATGGCAATTGGAGTAGTTGAAGAAACTGGATTTTTTAATGTACTTATGAGAAAATATCTTTTAAAAGCTCCTAAGAGTCTTATCACTGCTGTTCTTGTATTTGTATGTGTAAACTCTAATATTATGTCAGGAGCTGGAGTAATTCTTGCTTTTACTATTGGAGGAGTACTTTTTGCCTCTATTGGAAGAAATCCAAAACTTGGTATCATTCTTGGATTTGCTGCCTGTAGTGGCGGATATACTTCAAATATACTTATTTCTGGTACTGATGCTCTGCTTGCTGGTATTACAGAACAGGCTGCTTCAAGTGTAGGAGTAAATATATCTATTACCCCTCTGTGTAATTATTATTTTATGGCTGCTTCTACAATATTTTTAACTTTGACTCTTACATGGGTAACTGAAAAGTTTATGGTAAAAATAACTGGTGGAGAAAATTTTGGATTGGGAAATAGTGAAGCTCTTGAGCAATATAAATTAACTGAAGATGAAGAAAAAGGACTTAAGTATTCATTTTATGGATTTTTATTCTTTATAGTAGTAATGCTTGCTCTTACTCTTCCATCAAATGCCTTCTTCAGAAATGCAAAAGGAACTTTTCTTCCTAATTCCCCTTTGCTTTCTTCCCTTGTTCCAATAATTTTCTTTCTATTCGTTTCAGTAGGAATTGGATTTGGGATTGGAGTGAAAAAAATAACTTCATCAAGAGATGTTCCTAAATTTCTGCAGAAAGGGGTTGCTAAAGCAGTTCCCTTATTAGTTACAATACTAAGTTCTGCTGTATTTATTGAACTTTTAAACAAAAGCAATATTTTCAAAATTATGGCTATAAAAGGTTCTTTTATCTTAAAAAATGCCAATGTAGGACCACTGCCTTTGCTTATATTAGTTGCTCTTATTACTGCTATTATAAATCCTTTTATGGTATCAGGTTCTACAAAATGGGTTCTTCTATCTCCTATGATAGTTCCAATGCTGGCATTTTTAAATATTTCCCCTGCTTTTGCACAACTTGCATTCAGGATTGGGGATTCTGCAACTAATATCATTTCTCCATTAAGGTCTGATATTCCTGTTATTTTAGGATTAATGGCTCAATATGATGAAGAAAGGAGAAAAAGAGGAATTGTGGTTTCTAAGGAGGAAGAAGCAGGATTCGGTACAATTTTCTCTCTTACTCTTCCTTATTCTATTGTTATTTTTGTTACACTTGTTGGATTAATGGTAATATGGTATTTCCTAGAACTTCCTATCGGACCTGGGGAATATTTATTTATAAAATAA
- the rpiB gene encoding ribose 5-phosphate isomerase B — MKIALGADHGGFELKEKVKTHLIENGYEVLDLGTNSNDSVDYPEFGHAVGHAVAEKKAEFGIVICGTGIGISIAANKVTGIRAALCTNTTMARLTREHNNANILAMGGRIVGDVLALEMVDVFLATKFRGGRHEKRINKIETI, encoded by the coding sequence ATGAAAATTGCTTTAGGTGCAGACCATGGTGGATTTGAACTAAAAGAAAAAGTAAAAACACATCTTATAGAAAATGGATATGAAGTATTAGACCTTGGAACAAATTCAAATGATTCTGTTGACTATCCTGAATTTGGTCATGCTGTAGGACATGCTGTAGCTGAAAAAAAAGCTGAGTTTGGAATAGTTATCTGTGGAACTGGAATAGGTATCTCTATTGCTGCTAATAAAGTTACTGGTATCAGAGCTGCTCTCTGCACTAACACTACTATGGCAAGACTGACTAGAGAACACAATAATGCTAATATTCTCGCAATGGGTGGCAGAATTGTTGGGGATGTTCTTGCTCTTGAAATGGTAGATGTTTTTCTTGCCACTAAATTCCGAGGTGGAAGGCATGAGAAAAGAATTAATAAAATAGAAACTATCTAA
- a CDS encoding peptidylprolyl isomerase: MKIAESNVVTLEFKVYDNDTNELLEDTQEVGPFFYIHGLGNFVPKIEETLEGQEKGFKTVMTLTPEEGYGEYDEELVEEMNKADFEEFEDIYEGLEFIADMDDGTEQQYVITAIEDDVVTADGNHPFAGKNIRFEVEVTGVREATEKELEHGHPHFEGFED; this comes from the coding sequence ATGAAAATTGCTGAAAGCAATGTAGTAACATTAGAATTTAAAGTTTATGATAATGATACAAATGAACTTTTAGAGGATACACAAGAGGTTGGACCATTTTTTTACATCCATGGATTAGGAAATTTTGTTCCAAAAATTGAAGAAACTTTAGAAGGACAAGAAAAAGGATTTAAAACTGTTATGACTCTTACTCCTGAAGAAGGATATGGAGAATATGATGAAGAACTTGTTGAAGAAATGAACAAGGCTGATTTTGAAGAATTTGAAGATATCTATGAAGGACTTGAGTTCATAGCTGATATGGATGATGGAACTGAGCAGCAATATGTTATTACTGCTATTGAAGATGATGTTGTTACTGCTGATGGAAACCATCCATTTGCTGGTAAAAATATCAGATTTGAAGTTGAAGTAACTGGTGTAAGAGAAGCTACTGAAAAAGAATTAGAGCATGGACACCCTCACTTTGAAGGTTTTGAAGATTAA
- a CDS encoding putative glutamine amidotransferase: protein MKNILLLISQGVEILEVSPFIDVFGWNMVVGKKDTLVTTCSFHNIINCTWNISILPEINLKNTKLNLEIYDALVIPGGFGKAGFFSDMKNEEFHNIIQNFHSQNKTILGVCTGVIPLGESGILKNKKATTYLLDNDRYFKQLLNFGAIPTREEIVIDGNIITSSAPKNALETAFILLEKLTSKENMEKVKYNMGF, encoded by the coding sequence ATGAAAAATATACTATTACTCATTTCACAAGGTGTTGAAATTCTTGAAGTATCTCCATTTATCGACGTTTTTGGCTGGAATATGGTTGTAGGAAAAAAGGACACTCTTGTTACCACTTGCAGCTTTCATAATATAATCAATTGTACATGGAATATTAGTATTTTACCAGAAATAAATTTAAAAAATACAAAATTAAATTTAGAAATATACGATGCTTTAGTAATTCCTGGTGGATTTGGTAAAGCAGGTTTTTTCAGTGACATGAAAAATGAAGAGTTTCATAATATTATTCAAAATTTTCATAGTCAAAATAAAACAATACTTGGTGTCTGTACTGGGGTTATTCCCTTAGGAGAAAGTGGTATTCTTAAAAATAAAAAAGCTACTACTTATCTTTTAGATAATGATAGATATTTTAAACAACTCTTAAATTTTGGAGCAATTCCTACAAGGGAAGAAATTGTAATTGATGGTAATATCATTACTTCCTCTGCCCCAAAGAATGCTTTAGAAACAGCATTTATTCTCCTTGAAAAATTAACTTCTAAAGAAAATATGGAAAAAGTAAAATATAACATGGGATTTTAA
- the speA gene encoding arginine decarboxylase, producing MSKLDQNKTPLFSVLKDEYVGRDILPFHVPGHKRGKGVDKEFYDFMGNGPFSIDVTIFKMVDGLHQPKSCIKEAQELAADAYGVKKSFFAVNGTSGAIQAMIMSVMKAGDKILVPRNVHKSVSAGIILSGSEPIYMNPEVDEELGIAHGVRPQTVENMLKQHPDIKAVLIINPTYYGVATDIKKIADIVHSYDIPLIVDEAHGPHLHFHDELPLSAVDAGADICTQSTHKIIGAMTQMSLLHVNSDRIDTNRVQQILSLLHTTSPSYPLMASLDCARRQIATEGYELLDRTIKLAKRFRNEVNRIPGMFCFGDEIVGREGIFAFDPTKVTVTAKELGLTGFELETLLVDDYNIQVELSDFYNVLGLITIGDTDESIDKFIAALKSISERFYGKVTKVKRSFIKMPAVPEQVLIPREAFYSDKNTILFEESAGKICGEMIMAYPPGIPIITPGERITEEIIDYIKDLKEAKLHIQGMADPELININVIEEEDAIYLYTEKMKSMMFGVPMNLGANKAGIEFGPDTLCEYYPDTFDEMEIIEVEKQKENFNEWNLKYKNTILNTCEKLAASVNEAVRDGYRPIVIGGDHSIALGSISGVSLEKEIGVIWIDAHGDMNTDESTITGNIHGMPLALLQGAGDRDLVNCFYEGAKIDSKNVVILGARDLDFKEREIIDQLGVKVIYHDEVLQKGLENILEEIKDYLKIDNLHISFDVDSVNPEMAPGVSTPVRNGFTTDEVFQTFKYLFKNYFVTSVDIVEFNPVNDKNDKTLKFVNELTEYVINPD from the coding sequence ATGTCAAAGCTAGACCAAAATAAGACTCCACTATTCTCTGTGTTGAAAGATGAATATGTTGGAAGGGATATTCTTCCATTTCATGTGCCTGGTCACAAGAGAGGAAAAGGAGTAGACAAAGAATTTTATGATTTCATGGGGAATGGACCTTTCTCCATAGATGTAACTATTTTTAAAATGGTAGATGGACTACATCAGCCAAAAAGCTGTATAAAAGAAGCTCAGGAATTAGCAGCAGATGCTTATGGTGTTAAAAAAAGCTTTTTTGCAGTAAATGGGACTTCTGGTGCTATTCAAGCAATGATTATGTCTGTAATGAAAGCTGGAGATAAGATATTAGTACCAAGAAATGTACATAAATCAGTTTCTGCTGGTATCATATTAAGTGGTTCTGAACCTATTTATATGAATCCAGAAGTTGATGAGGAGTTAGGAATAGCCCATGGTGTCAGACCTCAAACTGTAGAAAATATGCTGAAACAGCATCCAGATATAAAAGCAGTATTAATTATAAATCCTACATATTATGGAGTGGCAACTGATATAAAAAAAATTGCTGATATAGTTCACAGTTATGATATTCCTCTTATAGTGGATGAAGCACATGGACCGCATCTTCATTTTCATGATGAGCTTCCACTTTCAGCAGTAGATGCAGGAGCAGATATTTGTACTCAAAGTACACATAAAATAATAGGTGCAATGACTCAAATGTCACTTTTACATGTAAATTCTGATAGAATTGATACAAATAGAGTACAACAAATATTAAGTCTTTTACATACAACATCACCTTCTTATCCATTAATGGCTTCATTGGATTGTGCAAGAAGACAGATAGCAACAGAAGGATATGAACTTTTAGACAGAACTATAAAATTAGCTAAAAGATTCAGAAATGAAGTTAATAGAATCCCTGGAATGTTTTGTTTTGGAGATGAAATAGTAGGCAGAGAAGGAATTTTTGCTTTTGATCCAACAAAAGTTACTGTTACTGCAAAGGAATTAGGACTTACAGGATTTGAATTAGAAACTCTTTTAGTAGATGATTATAATATACAAGTAGAACTTTCAGATTTTTATAATGTATTAGGACTTATTACTATTGGAGATACAGATGAAAGTATAGATAAGTTTATAGCTGCTTTAAAATCAATAAGTGAAAGATTCTATGGAAAAGTTACAAAAGTAAAGAGAAGCTTTATAAAAATGCCAGCTGTTCCAGAACAAGTATTGATACCAAGGGAAGCTTTCTACAGTGATAAGAATACTATACTTTTTGAAGAGAGTGCTGGAAAAATCTGTGGAGAAATGATAATGGCTTATCCACCTGGAATACCTATCATCACTCCTGGTGAAAGAATAACAGAAGAAATAATTGATTATATAAAAGATTTAAAAGAAGCTAAACTTCATATTCAAGGAATGGCTGATCCTGAACTTATAAATATCAATGTAATTGAAGAAGAAGACGCTATTTACTTATATACAGAAAAAATGAAGAGTATGATGTTTGGTGTTCCAATGAATCTTGGAGCAAATAAAGCTGGAATTGAATTTGGACCTGATACACTTTGTGAATACTATCCAGATACATTTGATGAAATGGAAATCATAGAAGTTGAAAAACAAAAAGAAAACTTTAATGAATGGAACCTTAAATATAAAAACACTATTCTTAACACTTGTGAAAAACTTGCAGCATCTGTAAATGAAGCTGTTAGAGATGGATATAGACCAATTGTAATAGGTGGAGATCACTCCATAGCACTTGGAAGCATATCTGGAGTTTCATTAGAAAAAGAAATAGGGGTAATATGGATAGATGCCCATGGAGATATGAATACTGATGAATCAACTATTACAGGAAATATTCATGGAATGCCTCTTGCACTTTTGCAGGGAGCAGGAGACAGAGATCTAGTAAACTGTTTCTATGAGGGAGCTAAAATTGACAGTAAAAATGTAGTAATACTTGGTGCCAGAGATTTGGATTTCAAAGAAAGAGAGATAATAGATCAACTTGGAGTAAAAGTTATATATCATGATGAAGTTCTTCAAAAGGGATTGGAAAATATTCTTGAAGAGATAAAGGATTACTTGAAAATTGACAATCTTCACATAAGTTTTGATGTTGATTCAGTAAATCCTGAAATGGCTCCAGGAGTAAGTACACCAGTAAGAAATGGATTCACAACTGATGAAGTGTTCCAGACATTTAAATACTTATTCAAAAACTATTTTGTAACATCAGTTGATATAGTTGAGTTTAATCCAGTAAATGATAAAAATGATAAGACACTTAAATTTGTGAATGAATTAACTGAATATGTAATAAATCCAGACTAA
- a CDS encoding putative membrane protein, translating to MIKLLIALIMLSATLFGGDFIKINNYTVEEVPIKRKLENHKIVRVVDGDRASIGLYGIIDSNNKFITKPNNMLIAIKSNYIYLVDIDYHEGMMAKDGRWIGEMGIYNYKDKESQMYSELKDEVKRDLIIIYKKDGRKFLYGYLNFDGKIQIPMIYEEVNFFSEELAAVKLNGKWGYINKNGEKVIEFKYSEAADFKNGEALVKLDRKEFKIDKLGNKKVIKSFFRNIKENVSGFFYSIKLMLTSLWSEKIKEK from the coding sequence ATGATAAAATTACTTATTGCCTTGATAATGTTATCAGCAACACTTTTTGGAGGAGATTTCATCAAAATAAATAATTATACTGTAGAAGAAGTCCCTATAAAGAGAAAATTGGAAAATCATAAAATCGTCAGAGTAGTAGATGGGGATCGAGCCTCTATTGGATTATATGGAATAATAGATTCAAATAATAAATTTATTACTAAACCAAATAACATGCTGATAGCTATAAAGAGTAATTATATTTATCTTGTAGACATAGACTATCATGAAGGAATGATGGCTAAGGATGGTAGATGGATAGGAGAAATGGGAATCTATAATTATAAAGATAAAGAATCTCAGATGTATAGTGAATTGAAAGATGAAGTTAAAAGAGATCTTATAATAATTTATAAAAAAGATGGCAGAAAATTTTTATATGGTTATTTGAATTTTGATGGTAAGATTCAGATTCCAATGATTTATGAGGAAGTAAACTTTTTTTCAGAAGAGCTTGCAGCAGTTAAACTTAATGGGAAATGGGGATATATAAATAAAAATGGAGAGAAAGTTATAGAGTTTAAATATTCAGAAGCTGCTGATTTTAAAAATGGAGAAGCTTTAGTAAAACTAGACAGAAAAGAATTTAAAATAGATAAATTAGGAAATAAAAAGGTAATTAAAAGTTTTTTTAGAAATATAAAAGAGAATGTAAGTGGCTTTTTTTATAGTATAAAACTTATGCTGACTTCTTTGTGGAGTGAAAAGATAAAAGAAAAATAA